Part of the Pseudarthrobacter sp. L1SW genome, GTTGACGGCCTGGGCCAACGCGTCCCTGTCTTTCGGGGGAAGGGTTGCCAGCCCGCTGCTGTAGTCCCGGATGTCCTCCTCGGAAGCGTCGCCGCCGAGGGCCAGGTATTCCAGCCACAGCTGGCCCATGTCCAGGGCGTGCTCCCGTATCAGTGCGCCGGTAAGGGCCTGCTGGTCCGCTGCGTCCACTGCTCCGTCCTTTCCTGGAAGTATTTCTTCCCCAGTGGAGGTTCGGAGCGGCGGCGCTGCTGGATGGGCGGGTGGTGGCTCTTTTCCTAAACCGGCTGTACCGCTTTTTCGGTTGCTGCGGACCGCCGCCCAGATAGATAACCTCGCCTATGGCAAGCATGAAGCCGCCACGAAGCTAGCTTCCAACAGCCAAAAGCCGCTGGATCTGCTCCGCCGCTTCGCTGTCCGGTGCCGGGGTGTAGACGACAAAGTGGAGGTCCGGCCGGTCCGACGGTGAAACCTGGTGGTGCTCCAGCCTCATGACCCCCACCGAGGGGTGCCGGAACAGCCGCTCCCGGGATTCGAACCCAAGGATGTCGTACCGGTCCCAGCCCTCCTTGAACTCCGGACTCGTCTGCTTGAGCCGCTCCACCTGGTAGGCCACGTCCGGATCGCCCAGCCGTTGCCCCGCTTCCGCCCGGAACTCGGCAAGGAACCGCCTGCTGGTGACATCCCAGTCGGGGAGCAGCTCCTTCACATAGGGGTCGGTGAAGACCAGCCACAGCAGGTTCCGCTCCGGGGCGGCCACGTTGGCGATGTTGGGATACAAGGCGGCGTAGGCCCGGTTCCACCCCGTAACGCTCCAGTCCGGGGCAAGCGCGAATGCCGGGTTAGGCCCCAATGCATCGAGGAGCCGCTGGATGTGCGCCGGTGCGTCAGCAGCTGCCGGACCGGAGGACACCGGCACGGAATACCCGCCCAGTGAAAGGACATAGGAACGGCCGGCCTCCGAAAGGTGCAGTGTCCGGACCACGGCCTCCAGGACTTCCCGGGAGGGCCTGATGTCCCGGCCCTGTTCCAGCCACGTGTACCAGGTGACGCTGACCCCGGAAAGGAAGGCCACTTCCTCCCGCCGGAGTCCGCGTTCGCGCCGGCGCGCCACCGGCGGCAATCCATATTCGGACCGTAGTGCCTGGTCGCGGCGTGCCCGCAGGTATAGTCCCAGTTCCTTGCGCTTCTCGCCTGCCTCTTTCACGCCCACTAACACTAGTAGTCTGGTACTCCTGCTACTAGTATCACCACTGTCTTCCGCCGCGCCGGCCTGGACGGCAGGATCGGTACCATGCCTCCTCTCCGTTCACGCACTGTCACCCACGGCCGCAACATGGCCGGCGCCCGCGCACTGCTGCGCGCTTCCGGCGTCGCCAACTCCGACATCGGCAAGCCGATCATCGCCGTGGCCAACTCCTTCACCGAGTTCGTCCCCGGCCACACCCACCTCGCCCCCGTGGGCCGGATCGTCTCCGACGCCATCCTCGCCGCCGGCGCTGTGCCCCGCGAGTTCAACACCATCGCAGTGGACGACGGTATCGCCATGGGCCACTCCGGCATGCTTTATTCGCTGCCGTCCCGGGACTTGATCGCCGACTCGGTGGAGTACATGGTTAACGCACACTGCGCCGACGCGCTGGTCTGCATCTCCAACTGCGACAAGATCACCCCCGGCATGCTCATGGCGGCCCTCCGCCTCAACATCCCGGTGGTGTTCGTCTCAGGCGGCCCCATGGAGGCCGGCCGCGTGACCCTGACCGACGGTTCTGTGCGCTCCCTGGACCTGGTGAACGCCATTGCCGACGCCGTGGATGAGTCCATCTCCGACGAGGACATCAACCTCATCGAAGAGAACGCCTGTCCCACCTGCGGGTCCTGCTCCGGCATGTTTACCGCCAACTCGATGAACTGCCTCGCGGAGGCCATCGGCCTTGCCCTGCCGGGCAACGGCTCCGTGCTCGCGACCCACACCGCACGCAAGGCGCTGTACGAGAAGGCCGGCGCCACCATCGTCGAGCTGGTAAAGCGCTATTACGACGGCGACGACGACTCAGTGCTGCCGCGCTCCATCGCCACCGCCAAGGCCTTCGACAACGCCATGGCCCTGGACATCTCCATGGGCGGCTCCACCAACACCATCCTGCACCTGCTGGCCGCCGCCCAGGAGGCGGGCGTGGACTACGGCCTGGCCGAGATGGACGCCAAGTCCAGGCAGGTGCCTTGCCTGGCAAAGGTGGCCCCGAACGTGGCCAAGGACAAGACCTACTACATGGAGGACGTGCACCGCGCCGGCGGCATCCCCGCCCTGCTGGGTGAGCTGAACCGCGGCGGGCTCCTGCACAAGGACGTCCACTCCGTGCACTCCGCCGACCTGGACGGCTGGCTGGATGATTGGGACGTCCGTGGCGGCAAGGCCACCGAGGAAGCGAAGGCCCTGTGGCACGCTGCCCCCGGCGGAGTCCGCTCCTCCACCGCGTTCTCCCAGTCGAACGAGTGGACCTCCCTGGACACCGACGCCGCGGAAGGCTGCATCCGCTCGGTGGAGCACGCCTACTCCAAGGACGGCGGACTGGCCGTGCTTCGCGGCAATGTGGCCATCGACGGCGCCGTGGTGAAAACCGCCGGCGTGGACGAGTCCATCTGGACCTTCGAAGGCCCGGCCGTTGTATGCGAATCCCAGGACGAGGCCGTGGAAAAGATCCTGAACAAGACCATCATGGAGGGCGACGTGGTGGTCATCCGCTATGAAGGCCCCCGCGGTGGTCCGGGCATGCAGGAAATGCTCTACCCGACGTCGTTCCTCAAGGGCCGCGGCCTGGGCAAGAAGTGCGCCCTCATCACCGACGGCCGCTTCTCGGGCGGCACCTCCGGACTGTCCATCGGGCACATCTCGCCCGAGGCTGCCTCCGGCGGCGCCATCGCCCTCGTGGAGGACGGCGACATCATCAGCATCAACATCAGTGAGCGCTCGCTCGAGTTGCAGGTATCCGACGAAATCCTCGCCGAACGCCGCGAAAAGCTCCTGGCCAACGGCGGGTACAAGCCCAAGGACCGGGACCGCCAGGTGTCCCCGGCCCTTCGTGCCTACGCCGCCATGGCGCTGTCCGCCGACAAGGGCGCCGTCCGGGACGTCTCGCTGGTGGAGAACCTCGGCTAAGCCGCCTTGGGGCCGGGAGAAATCCCGGCCCGTTCTCCTTCCTGATCTGCGACGATGTGCGAAGGACCATTCCCAGGAGGATCCATTGCCTTACACGGTTGATTTCAAGAACGTGTCCACCACAGGCCTGGAGTCGTCACCCGTCGCGGAGGCGCTGGCAGGGCTGCGGGCCAACGAGGCGCGCTACTACAAAACCAAGTACGGCCACGACTTCACCGTCACGCCGGCCGGCGAGGCTCCGGAGACCCTGGAGTACATCAACCACATCCTCGCCACCGAACAAAATCTCGCCATCTCCTCCCGCCCCCTGGAGGTCTCCTCGTTCGAAGTGGACGGCCTCCGCATGGCGTACGTGTTCTACGAATCCGGCCTGTCCATCAACGTCATGTACGGCATCGAGGAGGGGGCGAAGCGCGCCGTTGGCTTCAAGCTGTCCGAAGGGATGGAGGTTCCCGAGGAATTGGCGTCCAGCTTCAGGTTTGCGCGCCAGAAGTCAAAGCTCGCAGGCGTCATCCGCGGCTCCTACTTCGTGATCAAGGGCGAGTACTGAACACCTTTCCTGCTGGGGACTGAGCCAGGGGCTAGCTGGCTGACTGGCCTGTAGCGGGCGGTGGAGCGTCGGCCGTGCCCTGGCTGCTCGACCAGATCTGGCTCATCTCTTCGGTGGACTGCTCCACGATCCTGCTCATTGCCGCATGTGCTGCGGTCGCCTCGCCGCGCTGGATGGCGCTGGCCAGGTCCACGTGCAGCTGCAGGGCTTCGTGGTGCGGCAAGTGGGGCATCAAGCCGTGTTCCGTCCTGCCGGTGAGAACCTCCGCCACAAGGTTCTCCAGCTGGGAAAACATCGCATTGCCGGAGGCTTTGAGTATCGCGGCATGGAATTCCACGTCCAGCCGGAGGAACTCCTCCTGGTCTCCGCGTTGGCCGGCAGCCCATAGCCTGGCCGCAAGGGAGACGAGTTCGCTGCCGGCATCCCAGGAGGCCCGTTCGGCGGCGAGGCGGGCAGCCTGCGGTTCGATGGCTCCGCGAAGTTCATTGAGGGACTGCAGCTGCTCCAGCCGGCGGGAGGACGCCAGGCGCCAGCGGATCACCTGCGGGTCGTAGAGATTCCAGCACTCCTCAGGCTGCACAATCGTCCCGAACCGCCGGCGGGACTCCAGCATTCCCTTTGATGACAGCACCCTGGCGGCCTCACGGACCACGGACCGGGATACGTTGTGCTGCCCCTCCAGCTCGTCCAGCCTCAGGACGGAATGCGGCGCCCAATGCCCATCGGCGATGCCAAGCCCCAGGCTCTCGACCAACGCAGCATGCAGGTCGGTAGGGGACTCCGCCTTTGGGGTTTTCATAAATAAATCATACGGCTCGCTGGCAAGGGCTTGTCTAAGTCTGCCTTATTTCCCTATGATCGCTCCCAAGGCAGATGTAAAGATGCATTTGTAGGGCGGCTGGACAGTGACGTCAGCCCTCAGAAAGCAAAGGGAGTCGTAATGAAGCGACGTTCAATCGTGAAGTACGCGGCAGTCGCCGCAGCACTTTCGTTGGGGCTGACCGCCTGTAGCGGGGGCGGCGGAAGCACGGACGCCAAGGAATCAGGCACGGTACGTGTCACGCTGGCCAACCACGTCTGGACTGAAGGCATCAAGGCAGCCATTCCGGACTTCGAGAAGTCCAGCGGGCTCAAGGTGGAATTGACCCAGCTCGGCGAAGACCAGCTCTCGGACCAGTACAACGTCAAGCTCAACGCCGGCAGCGACGAGATCGACGTGATGATGTACCGCCCGCTCCAGGAAGGCAAGGCATTCGCCAAGAACGGCTACCTGGCCGACCTGACCGAAAAGGTGTCCTCCGATTCCGGCTGGGACTGGAAGGACTACCAGGAAGGCCCGGTCAAGGCCACCACCGCCGACGGCAAGGTTGTAGGCGTCCCGATCATCACCGAGCGCGAGGTCCTCTACTACCGCAAGGACCTGCTGCAGGCCGCCGGCCTCCAGGTTCCCAAGACCATGGAGGAGCTCGAGGCGGCAGCCAAGGCCATCAAGGCGTCCAACCCCGACGTCGCCGGCTTCGTGGCCCGCACCGGCAAGTCCGCCGCCGTCACCCAGTTCTCCAGCTTCCTGTACAGCTTCGGCGGTGACTTCACCGACTCCAGCGGAAAGTCCGCCGTCAACTCGGACGCTGCAAAGAAGGCCTACGGATACTACGGCGGCCTCATCAGGAACTACGGCCCTGCCAACGTCAGCACGGACATGAGCTGGCCCGAGGCTATGGCGATCTTCACCCAGGGCAAAGCCGCCTTCTACACCGAGGCGGACTCGCTCTACAAGAACGCCACTGATCCGGCCAAGTCCAAGGTTGCGGACACTGTTGGATTCGCACCGCTGCCCGCAGGTCCCGCCGGTTCCAAGCCCTACAACATCCCCTCATGGGGCCTGGCCGTCAACGAGGCGTCCAGCAACCAGGACAACGCATGGAAGTTCATCCAGTGGGCAACGGGCAAGGAACGTACCCTGGCCGCGCAGAAGGCCGG contains:
- a CDS encoding phage tail protein; this translates as MPYTVDFKNVSTTGLESSPVAEALAGLRANEARYYKTKYGHDFTVTPAGEAPETLEYINHILATEQNLAISSRPLEVSSFEVDGLRMAYVFYESGLSINVMYGIEEGAKRAVGFKLSEGMEVPEELASSFRFARQKSKLAGVIRGSYFVIKGEY
- a CDS encoding ABC transporter substrate-binding protein, with translation MKRRSIVKYAAVAAALSLGLTACSGGGGSTDAKESGTVRVTLANHVWTEGIKAAIPDFEKSSGLKVELTQLGEDQLSDQYNVKLNAGSDEIDVMMYRPLQEGKAFAKNGYLADLTEKVSSDSGWDWKDYQEGPVKATTADGKVVGVPIITEREVLYYRKDLLQAAGLQVPKTMEELEAAAKAIKASNPDVAGFVARTGKSAAVTQFSSFLYSFGGDFTDSSGKSAVNSDAAKKAYGYYGGLIRNYGPANVSTDMSWPEAMAIFTQGKAAFYTEADSLYKNATDPAKSKVADTVGFAPLPAGPAGSKPYNIPSWGLAVNEASSNQDNAWKFIQWATGKERTLAAQKAGVPGPRTSVWANAEGTSTYPKDLAEAIAVSAKNGVGHDRPQVVTVGKAREIVGEPIVASITGADPSAAADSAHEAFQKFLDSEKK
- a CDS encoding helix-turn-helix transcriptional regulator produces the protein MLVGVKEAGEKRKELGLYLRARRDQALRSEYGLPPVARRRERGLRREEVAFLSGVSVTWYTWLEQGRDIRPSREVLEAVVRTLHLSEAGRSYVLSLGGYSVPVSSGPAAADAPAHIQRLLDALGPNPAFALAPDWSVTGWNRAYAALYPNIANVAAPERNLLWLVFTDPYVKELLPDWDVTSRRFLAEFRAEAGQRLGDPDVAYQVERLKQTSPEFKEGWDRYDILGFESRERLFRHPSVGVMRLEHHQVSPSDRPDLHFVVYTPAPDSEAAEQIQRLLAVGS
- a CDS encoding FadR/GntR family transcriptional regulator, translating into MKTPKAESPTDLHAALVESLGLGIADGHWAPHSVLRLDELEGQHNVSRSVVREAARVLSSKGMLESRRRFGTIVQPEECWNLYDPQVIRWRLASSRRLEQLQSLNELRGAIEPQAARLAAERASWDAGSELVSLAARLWAAGQRGDQEEFLRLDVEFHAAILKASGNAMFSQLENLVAEVLTGRTEHGLMPHLPHHEALQLHVDLASAIQRGEATAAHAAMSRIVEQSTEEMSQIWSSSQGTADAPPPATGQSAS
- the ilvD gene encoding dihydroxy-acid dehydratase, translated to MPPLRSRTVTHGRNMAGARALLRASGVANSDIGKPIIAVANSFTEFVPGHTHLAPVGRIVSDAILAAGAVPREFNTIAVDDGIAMGHSGMLYSLPSRDLIADSVEYMVNAHCADALVCISNCDKITPGMLMAALRLNIPVVFVSGGPMEAGRVTLTDGSVRSLDLVNAIADAVDESISDEDINLIEENACPTCGSCSGMFTANSMNCLAEAIGLALPGNGSVLATHTARKALYEKAGATIVELVKRYYDGDDDSVLPRSIATAKAFDNAMALDISMGGSTNTILHLLAAAQEAGVDYGLAEMDAKSRQVPCLAKVAPNVAKDKTYYMEDVHRAGGIPALLGELNRGGLLHKDVHSVHSADLDGWLDDWDVRGGKATEEAKALWHAAPGGVRSSTAFSQSNEWTSLDTDAAEGCIRSVEHAYSKDGGLAVLRGNVAIDGAVVKTAGVDESIWTFEGPAVVCESQDEAVEKILNKTIMEGDVVVIRYEGPRGGPGMQEMLYPTSFLKGRGLGKKCALITDGRFSGGTSGLSIGHISPEAASGGAIALVEDGDIISINISERSLELQVSDEILAERREKLLANGGYKPKDRDRQVSPALRAYAAMALSADKGAVRDVSLVENLG